A region of Ferruginibacter albus DNA encodes the following proteins:
- a CDS encoding nucleoside deaminase → MTREERFMLEAIKLSHQGMTNNEGGPFGCIVVKGDEIVGRGNNLVLLTNDPTAHAEVVAIRDACQHLNSFQLEDCEIYTSCEPCPMCMGAIYWARPKVVYFGNSRGDASEIGFDDSMIYEELSQSTEQRKIPMRSIGREEALKVFEAWKNKMDKTMY, encoded by the coding sequence ATGACCAGAGAAGAACGATTTATGCTGGAAGCTATTAAGCTTTCGCACCAGGGAATGACTAATAATGAAGGCGGCCCGTTTGGATGCATTGTTGTAAAAGGCGATGAAATAGTAGGCAGAGGCAACAATTTGGTGCTGCTTACCAACGACCCTACCGCCCACGCAGAAGTAGTTGCCATACGGGATGCCTGCCAACATTTAAACTCCTTTCAATTGGAGGATTGTGAAATATATACCTCTTGCGAGCCCTGCCCTATGTGCATGGGTGCCATTTACTGGGCAAGACCGAAAGTTGTTTATTTCGGTAATTCAAGAGGCGATGCATCAGAAATTGGCTTTGATGATTCGATGATATATGAAGAGCTGAGCCAAAGCACCGAACAAAGAAAAATCCCGATGAGATCAATTGGCAGAGAAGAAGCACTGAAAGTTTTCGAAGCCTGGAAGAATAAAATGGATAAAACAATGTACTGA
- a CDS encoding phosphoadenylyl-sulfate reductase: MTHTLKDFTSELLHQTTGLSVPDTLTLLTNKFPGKVTFSTSFSFEDQAIAHAILSQNLPVSIFTLDTGRMFAETYSVWNSTNEKYQTHIKGYYPNAEKLQEFIEAKGPNSFYESIENRKMCCGIRKVEPLKRALAGNEIWITGLRAEHSPERHDLQLFEWDEGNQIIKYNPLLHWTTEEVWKYINENNIPYNPLHDKGFVSIGCAPCTRAIRPGQDFRAGRWWWEDASNKECGLHETSAAVKQ, from the coding sequence ATGACACATACACTTAAAGATTTTACTTCCGAATTACTCCATCAAACAACTGGACTAAGTGTCCCGGACACATTGACCTTGCTCACAAATAAATTTCCCGGAAAAGTAACTTTTTCTACCAGCTTTAGTTTCGAAGACCAGGCAATTGCTCACGCTATCTTAAGCCAGAATTTGCCTGTATCAATTTTTACATTGGATACCGGTCGCATGTTTGCAGAAACCTATTCTGTTTGGAACAGCACCAACGAAAAATATCAGACACATATAAAAGGATATTATCCTAATGCAGAAAAACTACAGGAGTTTATAGAAGCAAAGGGACCTAATTCTTTTTACGAATCGATTGAGAACAGGAAAATGTGTTGCGGCATTCGTAAAGTAGAGCCTTTAAAAAGAGCCTTGGCAGGTAATGAAATATGGATTACAGGCTTGCGTGCCGAACATTCTCCAGAGCGTCATGATCTGCAATTGTTTGAATGGGATGAGGGCAATCAAATTATAAAATACAATCCATTACTTCACTGGACCACAGAAGAAGTTTGGAAATATATAAACGAAAACAATATTCCTTACAATCCCTTACACGATAAAGGTTTTGTAAGCATTGGCTGTGCGCCGTGTACACGTGCTATTCGTCCCGGCCAGGATTTTAGAGCCGGACGTTGGTGGTGGGAAGATGCATCAAATAAAGAATGTGGCTTGCATGAAACCAGTGCAGCTGTTAAACAATAA
- the cysD gene encoding sulfate adenylyltransferase subunit CysD: MSKYQLDYLDQLESESIHIFREIAGQFERPALLFSGGKDSIVMVHLALKAFRPGKFPFPLVHIDTGHNFQEALDFRDELANSIGEKLIVRNVEDTIREKNLTEPKGKFASRNALQTFTLLDTIEEFKFDACIGGARRDEEKARAKERIFSVRDEFGQWDPKLQRPELWNTYNGRIHKGENVRVFPISNWTELDIWNYIKRNNIALPSIYFAHDREVLEYQGQYIATSKFIQIEPEDKIAIKKVRYRTVGDMTCTAAVESSASDLDGIINEIIATKTSERGETRIDDRVSEAAMEDRKKSGYF, from the coding sequence ATGAGTAAGTATCAGTTAGATTATTTAGATCAGTTAGAGTCGGAATCTATTCACATTTTTCGTGAAATAGCGGGGCAGTTCGAGCGCCCGGCTTTGTTGTTCTCGGGAGGTAAAGATTCAATAGTGATGGTGCATTTGGCATTGAAAGCATTTCGCCCCGGAAAATTTCCTTTTCCGTTAGTGCATATCGATACGGGTCATAATTTCCAGGAAGCATTGGATTTTAGAGATGAACTGGCAAACAGCATTGGTGAAAAATTGATCGTTAGAAATGTAGAAGATACGATCAGAGAAAAAAACCTTACAGAACCTAAAGGGAAATTTGCAAGCAGAAATGCATTGCAAACATTTACATTGTTAGATACTATTGAGGAATTCAAATTTGATGCTTGTATCGGCGGCGCAAGAAGAGATGAAGAAAAAGCAAGAGCGAAAGAAAGAATTTTTTCTGTAAGAGATGAGTTTGGTCAATGGGATCCAAAATTGCAACGTCCGGAATTGTGGAATACGTACAATGGACGCATACATAAAGGAGAGAATGTTCGTGTGTTTCCCATTAGTAACTGGACGGAATTAGACATCTGGAATTATATCAAAAGAAATAACATCGCATTGCCTTCTATCTATTTCGCACACGATAGAGAAGTGTTGGAATACCAGGGACAATATATAGCAACATCTAAGTTCATACAAATTGAACCGGAAGATAAAATTGCTATAAAGAAAGTAAGGTACAGAACTGTTGGAGATATGACATGTACTGCAGCCGTTGAATCTAGTGCGTCTGATTTGGATGGAATCATCAATGAAATTATAGCAACCAAAACCAGTGAACGCGGCGAAACAAGAATTGATGATCGTGTAAGCGAAGCGGCGATGGAAGATAGAAAGAAGAGCGGGTACTTTTAA
- a CDS encoding sulfate adenylyltransferase subunit 1 translates to MDILRFITAGSVDDGKSTLIGRLLYDSKSIMIDHLEAIEKQSKNKDEGEIDLALLTDGLRAEREQGITIDVAYKYFSTPKRKFIIADAPGHIQYTRNMVTGASNSDLAIILVDARNGVVEQTRRHSIITSLLNIPHVVVAINKMDLVDYSQDVFNNIVLDYSAVAKTLGLKDITYIPMSALNGDNIVEKSEKFPWYEGESLLHFLENVELTNDINYTDARFPVQYVIRPQTEDLHDYRGYAGKVISGVYKVGDKITVQPAGLQSTINKIEVGGKEVQEAFAPQSVILHLADDIDISRGDVIVQNNNQPSVENELEVFLCWMGSKPLKAGNKYLLQINSRLVKAVVREIEYKLDVNSLQQEAAPETVQLNDIIKATIKTATPIPFDSYKKLRVNGGAILIDETSNVTVGACMIQ, encoded by the coding sequence ATGGACATACTACGTTTTATAACTGCAGGAAGTGTTGATGATGGCAAAAGCACATTGATCGGTCGTTTATTGTACGATAGCAAATCTATCATGATCGATCATTTGGAAGCGATAGAAAAGCAAAGTAAAAATAAAGATGAAGGTGAAATTGATCTGGCTTTGCTGACAGATGGTTTACGTGCAGAGCGTGAACAGGGAATTACCATTGATGTTGCGTATAAATATTTCTCTACGCCAAAGCGCAAGTTCATTATTGCAGATGCGCCCGGGCATATTCAATATACCCGTAACATGGTAACGGGTGCCTCCAACTCAGACCTGGCAATTATTTTGGTAGATGCAAGAAATGGTGTGGTGGAACAAACACGCCGTCATTCGATCATTACATCGTTATTAAATATTCCGCATGTAGTGGTTGCTATTAATAAGATGGATCTGGTGGATTATTCACAGGATGTATTTAATAATATAGTGTTGGATTATTCTGCTGTTGCCAAAACATTGGGATTAAAAGATATCACTTACATACCAATGAGCGCTTTAAATGGCGATAACATTGTAGAGAAATCAGAAAAATTTCCATGGTATGAAGGCGAATCTTTGTTACATTTTTTAGAGAATGTAGAATTAACAAATGATATTAATTATACGGATGCAAGATTTCCGGTACAGTATGTAATTCGTCCGCAAACAGAAGACCTGCATGATTATCGTGGCTACGCCGGGAAAGTGATCAGCGGAGTGTATAAAGTAGGAGATAAAATTACCGTGCAACCTGCAGGCTTGCAAAGCACTATTAATAAAATTGAAGTAGGTGGCAAAGAAGTGCAGGAAGCATTTGCACCACAAAGTGTGATCTTGCATTTAGCAGATGATATAGACATTAGTCGTGGAGATGTGATTGTACAAAATAATAACCAACCTAGTGTAGAAAATGAATTGGAAGTATTTTTATGTTGGATGGGTAGCAAACCGTTAAAGGCCGGTAACAAATATTTGTTGCAAATAAATAGTCGCCTGGTAAAAGCAGTAGTACGTGAAATAGAGTATAAGTTAGACGTAAATAGCTTGCAACAGGAAGCAGCGCCGGAAACAGTTCAATTGAACGATATTATAAAAGCAACTATTAAAACAGCAACGCCAATACCATTTGATTCATACAAAAAATTGCGTGTAAATGGCGGCGCTATTTTAATTGATGAAACAAGCAATGTAACTGTTGGAGCTTGTATGATTCAATAA
- the epsC gene encoding serine O-acetyltransferase EpsC: MSTFIKELLANHKKAMTAFPDNVLAKEFIDKFFDFLFIPHPQRKQAEFEMEREFESLKSYLSTLIYDVVADGDKTQAIANEFFNEVPKIYKMLLEDAQAVLNFDPAAKSIEEVLVAYPGFYATAVYRFSHQLYKSGVKILPRFFSEYAHSKTGIDIHPGATISNSFFIDHGTGIVIGETTKIGKNVKIYQGVTLGALSVSKDKAKTQRHPTIEDNVTIYSGATILGGETIIGHDSVIGGNVWLTNSVLPFSVVYHKSEVTIRDKNPLPEALNFVI; this comes from the coding sequence ATGAGCACTTTTATAAAAGAATTGTTAGCAAATCATAAAAAAGCAATGACTGCTTTTCCTGATAACGTTTTGGCTAAAGAGTTCATCGATAAGTTTTTTGATTTCTTATTCATTCCTCATCCGCAACGTAAGCAGGCTGAGTTTGAAATGGAAAGAGAATTTGAATCGCTGAAAAGTTACTTGTCTACATTAATATATGATGTAGTGGCTGATGGTGATAAAACACAGGCAATCGCTAATGAGTTTTTTAACGAAGTGCCGAAGATCTATAAAATGTTATTGGAAGATGCGCAGGCTGTATTGAATTTTGATCCTGCTGCAAAATCAATAGAAGAAGTGTTGGTGGCTTATCCCGGGTTTTATGCAACAGCAGTGTATCGTTTTTCACATCAATTATATAAATCAGGAGTAAAAATATTGCCAAGATTTTTTTCTGAATATGCGCATAGTAAAACAGGTATTGATATTCATCCCGGCGCTACCATAAGCAATTCATTTTTTATTGATCATGGTACGGGTATTGTAATTGGCGAGACAACTAAAATTGGAAAGAACGTAAAAATATATCAGGGTGTTACATTAGGTGCATTGAGTGTAAGCAAGGATAAAGCAAAAACACAGCGTCACCCGACCATTGAAGATAATGTAACCATTTATTCGGGTGCAACTATATTGGGAGGTGAAACAATAATTGGTCATGATAGTGTGATAGGAGGTAATGTTTGGTTAACTAATAGTGTGTTACCGTTTTCTGTGGTGTATCATAAAAGTGAAGTAACGATCCGTGATAAAAACCCTTTGCCGGAAGCATTGAATTTTGTGATCTGA
- the cysK gene encoding cysteine synthase A: MKANNILETIGNTPHVKINRLFGNDHEVWIKLEKNNPGASIKDRIGLAMIEDAEKKGILTKDSVIIEPTSGNTGIGLALVAAVKGYKIILVMPESMSIERRRLMALYGAEFVLTPREKGMKGAIEKAGELVASTPNSWMPQQFDNPANTEIHRKTTALEIMNDFPDGLDYIITGVGTGGHITGVSEVLKAKFPKLKVIAVEPELSPVISGGAPGPHPLQGLGAGFIPSILNTKALDGVVQVGKDEAFSFAQRAAKEEGILVGISTGAALAAVAKKLADIPKGSKVLTFNYDTGERYLSIEGLF, encoded by the coding sequence ATGAAAGCAAATAATATCTTAGAAACAATTGGCAATACGCCGCATGTTAAGATCAATCGTTTATTTGGAAATGATCATGAAGTTTGGATCAAGCTGGAAAAAAACAATCCGGGTGCAAGCATTAAAGACCGTATTGGTTTGGCGATGATCGAAGATGCTGAGAAAAAAGGGATACTTACTAAAGACAGCGTGATCATTGAGCCAACCTCGGGCAATACCGGTATTGGTTTGGCGTTGGTGGCTGCCGTTAAGGGATATAAAATTATTTTGGTAATGCCTGAAAGTATGAGCATTGAACGCAGAAGATTGATGGCATTATACGGCGCTGAATTTGTTTTAACACCTCGTGAAAAAGGAATGAAAGGTGCTATTGAAAAAGCAGGTGAATTAGTTGCGTCTACGCCTAACAGCTGGATGCCACAACAATTCGATAATCCTGCCAACACAGAGATACATCGTAAAACAACCGCACTCGAGATCATGAATGATTTCCCGGATGGATTGGATTATATCATAACAGGTGTTGGAACAGGTGGGCATATTACCGGGGTTTCGGAAGTATTGAAAGCAAAATTTCCTAAGCTAAAAGTTATTGCTGTTGAACCTGAATTGTCTCCCGTGATCAGCGGCGGAGCACCAGGCCCGCATCCATTGCAAGGCTTAGGTGCCGGGTTTATCCCATCTATTTTAAATACAAAAGCATTAGATGGTGTAGTGCAGGTAGGCAAGGATGAAGCATTTTCATTTGCACAACGTGCCGCTAAAGAAGAAGGTATTTTAGTCGGCATTTCGACGGGTGCAGCATTAGCAGCTGTAGCAAAAAAATTAGCGGACATTCCCAAAGGTTCAAAAGTATTAACCTTTAATTATGATACAGGAGAAAGATATTTATCAATTGAAGGATTATTCTAA
- the cobA gene encoding uroporphyrinogen-III C-methyltransferase: MKTESKHIGKVILAAAGPGDPDLITVKVVRYLQKADVILTDRLVSEEILKRYANKSARIICVGKQYNAPESISQTDINAMLLQYAQEGNLVVRLKGGDVSIFSNILDELETLADNNIPYEVIPGVTAALGAAAYAGIPLTARGHSTSVRFLTYYKTDIVTDEYWKELANTKDTLVFYMSSSTLDKVVAKLIENNIAEDKLLAVIEQATTPLQNVRVVNLYEYAQQFENEKFVSPSLVIIGKVVALHERFAWLSNQQTKENYFKAVNGDTDAITKIIKEIEYAG; encoded by the coding sequence TTGAAAACTGAAAGTAAGCATATCGGAAAAGTAATATTAGCAGCAGCCGGTCCCGGTGACCCTGACCTTATAACGGTTAAGGTTGTACGCTATTTGCAAAAAGCCGATGTGATCTTAACAGACAGGTTGGTAAGTGAAGAGATATTAAAAAGATATGCCAACAAATCTGCCAGGATCATATGTGTAGGCAAGCAATACAATGCACCGGAATCAATATCTCAAACAGATATCAATGCCATGCTTTTGCAATATGCACAGGAAGGTAATTTGGTAGTACGTTTAAAAGGCGGCGATGTTTCCATCTTCTCTAATATATTAGATGAATTGGAAACGTTGGCAGATAATAATATACCGTATGAAGTAATACCCGGTGTTACTGCAGCTTTAGGTGCAGCAGCATATGCAGGTATTCCGCTTACAGCAAGAGGGCATTCAACATCGGTTCGTTTTTTGACTTATTATAAGACTGATATTGTAACAGATGAATATTGGAAAGAGTTGGCGAATACAAAAGATACATTGGTCTTCTACATGTCTTCGTCTACGCTAGATAAAGTAGTAGCTAAGCTGATAGAAAACAATATTGCAGAAGATAAATTATTGGCAGTAATAGAACAGGCTACAACGCCTTTGCAAAATGTACGTGTGGTGAACCTGTATGAATATGCGCAACAATTTGAAAATGAAAAATTTGTTTCGCCTTCATTGGTGATAATAGGTAAAGTAGTGGCATTGCATGAAAGATTTGCATGGCTAAGCAATCAACAAACAAAAGAAAATTATTTTAAAGCAGTAAACGGAGATACAGACGCAATCACTAAAATTATTAAAGAAATAGAATATGCTGGGTGA
- a CDS encoding diflavin oxidoreductase has protein sequence MLGEPKKKIFLDLINSASKEELIWMNGYLNGVVGSNQPAETPTAATSPAVSKITILYGTETGNSKKLATDFAAKAKKNHINAKVFDMNQYRLTDLPKEEYLLAVVSTHGDGDAPEAAKKFYDHIHSNGFKLDRLKYSVLALGDTSYPLFCKTGEDVDIQFGKLGGKQIVPLQKCDIEYEEDANKWFNEVLKTLVGSGNGTTAVSHASPAAAPAHGGVSLKKTGKQTYEGNVLLNINLNDEGSNKETYHIEIAAEGLEYQCGDSIGIVPENPSDVVTSIISKTWADGNKIVTYKNEKTTIYELLKRKINIIHLTDRLVKQYADVTGHAIPAGRADLLDLVNKYPVKSPAQFEEILLGLNPIAPRLYTIASSPAAHEGEVHVIVAKDVYDVNGQTKLGLCSDYLSKLKANGKQKFFVQPNKRFRLPAEDKDIIMVGPGTGIAAFRSFLAERDATGASGRSWLFFGEQHFASDFLYQTEIQNWHETGVLTRVNVAFSRDQKEKIYVQHRMLEHGAELFAWLNGGASFYVCGKKDPTSVDVENTLLQIIEKYGSKSSEDAKKYLEQLKEEGRYEKDVY, from the coding sequence ATGCTGGGTGAACCGAAAAAGAAAATTTTTCTCGATTTGATCAATAGCGCTTCTAAAGAAGAATTGATTTGGATGAATGGCTATTTGAATGGTGTAGTAGGTAGTAATCAGCCTGCAGAAACGCCGACTGCAGCTACGTCTCCGGCTGTAAGTAAAATAACTATTTTGTACGGTACAGAAACCGGCAATTCTAAAAAACTGGCTACCGACTTTGCTGCCAAAGCAAAAAAGAATCATATCAATGCAAAGGTTTTCGATATGAATCAATATCGTTTAACTGATCTCCCAAAAGAAGAATATTTATTGGCAGTAGTAAGCACACACGGTGATGGCGATGCTCCTGAAGCTGCCAAAAAATTCTACGATCATATACATAGCAACGGCTTTAAATTAGATAGGCTTAAGTATAGTGTATTGGCATTGGGCGATACATCATATCCATTATTTTGTAAAACGGGCGAAGATGTAGATATCCAATTTGGAAAATTAGGAGGTAAACAAATTGTGCCTTTACAAAAATGTGATATTGAATATGAAGAGGATGCTAACAAATGGTTCAACGAAGTTTTGAAAACTTTGGTAGGCTCCGGAAATGGCACTACTGCTGTCTCTCACGCTTCACCTGCTGCGGCTCCTGCACATGGCGGCGTATCTTTAAAGAAAACAGGCAAGCAAACATACGAAGGCAATGTATTGCTGAATATAAATTTGAATGATGAAGGTTCTAACAAGGAAACCTATCATATAGAAATTGCTGCAGAAGGATTAGAATATCAATGCGGTGATAGTATTGGTATTGTTCCTGAAAACCCTTCAGATGTAGTTACCTCAATTATTTCTAAGACATGGGCTGATGGTAACAAGATCGTTACTTATAAAAATGAAAAGACAACTATCTATGAATTGTTGAAACGTAAGATCAATATTATTCATTTAACTGACCGTTTGGTAAAACAATATGCGGATGTAACAGGACATGCAATTCCTGCAGGAAGAGCTGATCTGTTAGACCTGGTAAATAAATATCCTGTAAAGAGTCCTGCGCAGTTTGAAGAAATTTTATTGGGTTTAAATCCTATTGCGCCACGTTTATATACCATTGCTTCATCGCCTGCTGCACATGAAGGCGAAGTGCATGTCATTGTTGCAAAAGATGTATATGACGTTAACGGACAAACGAAGTTGGGATTGTGCTCTGATTATTTGAGCAAATTGAAAGCGAACGGAAAACAAAAATTCTTTGTTCAGCCAAATAAACGTTTCCGTTTGCCGGCAGAAGATAAAGATATTATCATGGTTGGTCCGGGTACAGGTATTGCGGCGTTCCGTTCTTTCCTTGCGGAAAGAGATGCGACGGGCGCAAGTGGAAGAAGCTGGCTGTTCTTTGGTGAGCAACATTTTGCATCGGACTTTTTATATCAAACAGAAATACAGAACTGGCACGAAACAGGCGTGTTGACAAGAGTGAACGTGGCTTTCTCCCGTGATCAGAAAGAAAAGATATATGTACAACATAGAATGTTGGAACATGGCGCAGAATTATTCGCATGGTTAAATGGGGGAGCTTCATTCTACGTTTGCGGTAAAAAAGATCCAACCAGTGTAGATGTTGAAAATACATTGCTGCAGATAATAGAAAAATACGGCAGCAAATCATCGGAAGATGCGAAGAAATATTTGGAACAATTGAAAGAAGAAGGACGTTACGAAAAAGACGTTTATTAA